In one window of Frigoriglobus tundricola DNA:
- a CDS encoding alpha/beta hydrolase: MFCSSLLFALVAADPGPKTFPLWDGKAPLAVGDTPTDKPDLTVYRPEKPNGTAVVVCPGGGYGGLAMDHEGKQVGEFFAKAGVTAFVLKYRTANRERPGPLGAAPLTDVQRAVRTVRARAKDYDLDPKRIGVMGFSAGGHLASTAATHFDAGLTEGDAIDKTSCRPDFAVLAYPVITMEAGVTHGGTRNNLLGANPDPKLVELYSNEKQVTKDTPPTFLFHTSADTAVVPENAVRFYLACKKTGVPVEMHIYEKGRHGVGLGSDPKWTGGELSVATWPVRLTDWMTSRELLAKSGK; the protein is encoded by the coding sequence ATGTTCTGCTCGAGCCTCCTCTTCGCGCTCGTCGCGGCCGATCCCGGACCCAAAACCTTTCCGCTCTGGGACGGGAAGGCCCCGCTCGCGGTCGGCGACACGCCCACCGACAAGCCGGACCTGACCGTGTACCGCCCGGAGAAGCCGAACGGCACGGCCGTCGTCGTCTGTCCCGGCGGCGGGTACGGCGGACTGGCGATGGATCACGAGGGGAAACAGGTCGGCGAGTTCTTCGCCAAGGCCGGCGTGACCGCGTTCGTGCTCAAGTACCGGACCGCGAACAGGGAGCGGCCGGGGCCGCTCGGCGCCGCGCCGCTCACCGACGTGCAACGGGCGGTCCGCACCGTGCGGGCCAGGGCCAAGGACTACGACCTCGACCCGAAACGCATCGGCGTCATGGGGTTCTCCGCCGGCGGCCACCTCGCCAGCACCGCCGCCACGCACTTCGACGCGGGGCTGACGGAGGGCGACGCGATCGACAAAACGAGCTGTCGCCCGGATTTCGCCGTTCTTGCGTATCCGGTCATCACGATGGAGGCCGGCGTGACGCACGGCGGCACCCGGAACAACCTGCTCGGCGCGAACCCGGACCCGAAACTGGTCGAACTGTACTCGAACGAAAAACAGGTCACGAAGGACACGCCGCCGACGTTCCTCTTCCACACCAGCGCCGACACGGCGGTGGTGCCGGAAAACGCGGTTCGGTTCTACCTCGCGTGCAAAAAGACCGGCGTGCCGGTAGAAATGCACATCTATGAGAAGGGGCGGCACGGCGTCGGTCTCGGGTCCGATCCGAAATGGACCGGCGGCGAGCTATCCGTCGCAACATGGCCCGTCCGCCTAACCGACTGGATGACGTCTCGCGAACTGCTGGCCAAGAGCGGGAAGTGA